The following nucleotide sequence is from Zea mays cultivar B73 chromosome 1, Zm-B73-REFERENCE-NAM-5.0, whole genome shotgun sequence.
GCATTTTTATCGGCACATTTAAAATGAGAGATTTATTTTTTGAGACTCACTCCTGAGGCAGAATTGAATATTCTCTCTAGTTGTCCAGATGCTGAAGAGAATGACATCTTTAAATGCCCTTGTCCAGCTTCAATTGTGTTGTTACTTGGAGGAACCACGACGGGGACATGTTCAGTGTTGTTGTATCCTGGATAGGTGGTAGGAACAATTTCTGTTTCTTAACTTAAAAAAGTGTTCAAAATCTAtctcttttttttctcgaacgcgcaagAGACATGCGCATCATTTCATTAAGAAGAGAGGGAAAAAGATCCAAAACGGATCAAAATCTATCATCTTAATCGAATATAAGTTATATAACTACAAGTCTACAACCAATCTTGTTGGGTAAGGGTTTTTTTCAATTTTATATAGTGACTAAAGCTGAAGTTGGTGTAAATAGCCAAAATAAACTTTGCATGTCCTTATGGTAGTTTAATGTGACAACTAAAGCTAGTTATGAGACATGTGAATATGTGATATTACCATGCCGCATGCCTTACTCTGTTATATCATAACTCTCTATTGATAAAGCGGTTTCATGTTTGAAGAAGAACGATATTAAATTGTTGGCATAAAGAACAATAGTATTTTCTCAAGGACTTGTAGTTTGATGAAAATAAGTATTAAGATGAAGTCATTCACCAGATCCAGTTGATTTCAAAATAAAGTAAGAATTCCATCCCATTGGTGGTACAGAAGCTTGAAATGTTAGCCAATACTTAGGGGCCTTGTTTGCTGTGACTCCAAGATAAGCCTTCACATATAACTTTCTTAAGTTGTTTGTCACATTATCAACCACAACTATTTGTGACACAACAGTATTTCCATCAGAGCTTTTGACCACCAGGTCTTCATCATTGACCTAAAAATGTTTAAGGAGCATGTAAACTATACAAGTAAAGATGCTCAAGAAGCAAGGAACTAAAAATAGTTGCACAAGAAATTTATCCTGGTATTTTTACAAATTCAGGGTTTATTTTCTCTACAAAACGATCATGATCCTTGATCCATATTCTTTTATTGAGTGTCCCAACTTTCTGAAGGGTATAATATAATACACATTCAAACACTACACTACATGAAGTGTTGAGTGAAGTCTTTAGTCACTTACAGGAACCCTTATGAAGTCACTACGTTTCCAACCAAGAGGATTGTAAACAACTACAACCTGCAACGGAAGACCATGTAAATATCTAAAAATATTGATGGGTATATAAAATGACAAAACATGTATTACTCACTAAATGCTTTGTTGCTGAAATTGCTTCCTCAGTCGAAGGGCAGTAGCTTATATTGAGAAGTGGACACTATATGTTCAATTACCATGGGAGACAACTTGATTAGCTAGGTAAAACTCTTTAATAATTACCCATGAAAAAGTTGTAGTAATTTATAACGAGTTAATTTAGTATATGATATATTACCAAACAGTCAAAGTAACACGAGGCTATCAGGTTGTCCTTTTCATAAGAAAATTAACCGACGATGGGGAAATACGGAAGAAACATTAAAACAATTCTGAAAGAATGGAGCGCAAAATAATGATCACATGTTTTCTCACCTGACTAAATTTTGGTACAGAGGATACACATGTTTTGTTAGAGTTGGTTAGACAAGTCAGAGCAGCGTTTACACCTTTTTCGACCTGAATGAGAAGAGTAGAATATATCAACATTTCTTTGACAAACAACATACGGACATTTTAACAAAAAGGTGTCTGCAAGCGAAATTGTGAACCTTTGATGCTCCAATAGCAATCCGTTTTGAGTAGTCATCAGTCGTGTGCTGTTTTGCAGTACCTGAGATTGCATCATGATGCTGGGCAATACCCATTGCATCTTCCAAGCTGGAAGTGAACAATCCCAAGGAGCTCCTACCCATCAAAAATTCTATTTGACGCGCAGCCTGCAGCCAGCCATTTTCCGAGGTCGTTTAAAAGTTTCGTTTACAATTCTTGAATTTATATTATATTATCTTATACCAGATAGTATCCACTGTACACTCGAATGTATCGCTTGAAAGTTGGACGGCTTGTAAAATACCCAGTCCAGTATGCATTTGTTGAATCGGCGTAGCTGCAATTAGCAGTATTATATTAATTAGCATGGTGTTTATTTTGTTTAGCATGAGGATTTTTATGTTATGCTAGTAGGTTTGAGAACTCACGGGAAATAATCATCGTATTTTACTGGCCAAGATTCGTTTGATGCATGTTTAGCATCTGTGTAGATGGACGGAGTAGAATATAATGCATGCACTCGGCCATCCTGCAGTATTAATTCATGACATTGTTATCTTACTTCTCAAATGCATGTCATGGAACTATATTGAAAATACACATTAATTCATACATGTGTTTAGGCAGATGTTAATGGTTCTTCACATATGGACATTTGGTAATACATGAAAACTGTGCATCGAAACTTGGCATGGATGGATAAAACCAGCAATACCTTGTTCACATACTGGATAAGTTTGTCCATATTTCGGAACCAGGATTCAGCATACTGGTAGTTAAAATCATCCCCCATGGTCCACATTATGTGGTTTGTACGTGTAACGTTTGCCTGATAATCAAATCATTTCATCATGAGTAAGTTTCTGTTTTTAGTTGAAAACATAACTTCAAATCGCTCCAACCGACCAAAAATTGGAGGATTACCTGTGCTATGGCTGCAGCAACAAAATCATCTACACGTTCTTGGACATTGTAGTCAAACAGCGACATGTCATCCTAGAAATGGTTGTGAGGTTTCATAAGGAACATCAGTAAGCTTGGAGTTATTATATTAAACTTGTTATCTACAAATATTTACCTGAACGGGTATGACATTTTCAGCCAAAACTTCGAAGCTGAAGCCAACTGGTGCGCTATAATGGACTGGAAATACATTCGTGAAGATCTGCAATAAAATCCTGTAGTTAAATAGGATTTTATAAAACTCAAATTAGCCAATCATGCTAATGAACATGATATAGTGTACAAGAAAAAATATAACCTGTGATGATGAACCAACAGGTCTTGAGCCACGCCATATAACTTCTAGGCCCTTATTTGCTTTCCGGGTTGCCCTATCTTGGTAATCGATTCTTGCAAAATGCACGGAATCGAAACCAAGCTAAAATTGCATTAAAATCAAACATTGCCAAATGCAGAATGGTTCATCTTTTGTTTAATAAGAAGAATGAGAGAGCAGTTACAATGCTTTTTTTAGATTTCTACATGCAAGGTTGGTCTAatatgtttttttaatttaattcttTCAGAAACTTTTACACCATCACAAGTGTGATGTTTAGTGTACCTCTGCTCCAAGCAAATAAGCTTGAACTGCAGAATGACCGAAAGGATCGATTTGCCAGCCAGCTCTCGGAATCTTTTTGAATTGTTTCTTGATCACCCGGTGGCCAAGTGTGGTCTGATCAATCATGTCAATGTAATGCACAACAGCTTCATCATGCATACACCACCCACCATTTCTGAACAAGATATCCATAGGAAAATTTTGAGATGAGGTGATAAAAAAGTTGAAGCCAAGATCAAAGGGAGATAGGGAAACCACATTCCATACATGAACTCTAGCTGACCCGAATCGACCAGTTTGTGTACTGTGGCCTGGACTGTCAGGCTTTTCTGTGCCCACCACCTTTGGAAGAAAGCCTGACAGCAAAAGGATAAGTAAATTCCTTGAAAAACAATAGATACAGCAAAGGTTCCATTCCGCACATAAAATTTTTCGACGATACACTCCTACTACCTCCATCCTAAAAAGAAAATCGTATCGAGTGTCATACGTGTCAAATTTTTTTAAAGTTTAACTAAGTTTGTAAAAAATGTTTATTTCTTTAAATAAATTTATTATAAAATATATTAAATGATTAGCCTATCATATTTACTGTGCACCGTAAATATTAATATTTTCCTGTATAGATTTAGTTAAATTCAAAAAAAAATAACTTCTTAAACTTATGTTACCGAGTTTTATACTCTAGCATGATAGAAGGGACGTCAACATCTTAGATTTTGTATAGCCTATAGGGTGTTACCCAAGCGACAAGCGACTGCGCTACAGGCCTACAATAAACAGGAGAATGACGACAGGGAGGAGAGGGGCATGAACCAAAGCAATCATTTTTTTCCTTACTTCCCTGTGGCTTGTGCTCTCATCTTCCTATCCTTTGTGGTCCTTGGTATCCTCAGAATCCTCCAATGCTTATCCATGTTATCTTGTGTGGGGTATCCTTGTATCTGCTAGTACTCACAATTTGGGAGACAGGCTGTGTACCTTTGAGTGAGTACGACATGGATGTTTTTGTAACAGCATAGTCGACATGTTGGTCCATGCTTTGGCACTAGCTAGTACTATTTACTGTACATGATAGGGATCCATGGCCAAGGTAGGTAGGTATATGGTGTGCTTCCAAAATAAGTATCCATCAAATTAAGCCTCCTGATTTTGAATATCTGCCCACTGACGTTGTCAAAGCAGTTCATTTTATAAGCGGGCCATATATAGACTTTATGAATTAAATTAACAATATATATTGTGCAGGTCGAGTAATTGTATTTAGAGAATCGATTATATATATACAGTGAAGCCATAAGCAGACGAGGACCGAATCGGAGGCGATGGAATTAGCACGCACAAGCAGCAAGTGGTGGTTCTTACCTGCTCGACGACGATGAACTTGCGAGCAGGATCCTTGGCGAGCGCGTCCACCACGGAGTCGAGTGTGTTCATCACACACGCGCCCTGCCAGGAGCCGGTGCGTGAGAATTATTAACTGAAATGACAGGAAGCAGCAGGAAGAAGGCGGCAAGGTACCTGGATGGAGTTGTTGGATCCGACGTAGTACTGGTCGATGGTCATGAGCCACCCGACGTCGTCGTGCGAGTGCGGCACCAAGTGCACGTTCAGCTTGTTCCCCACCGcggtgcctccaccaccacccggCGTGCTCCTATTGTTGCACCCCTCCGTGAACGCCGATGCCTCCATCACCATCGGCGTTGCTGCTGCCACCGCGAGCGCTACAAGGGCTACCAGCAGAAGCGTCGGCGCCATGATGGCGTGGAGTGGGAATTCGCCTACAGCGCAGACCCGTTGGTTTCTTGGAGTTGGCGTTTCTTTTGTGATGAGTACCGGGCCCTGCCCTCACGATGGGCTCCTTCGTAACCAACCAACCAGCTGTGGTCACCCTGCCTGCAGCCAAACGCTGTGCTATATAGCTTGGACCTCGTTGCTACTAGTCTGTTTATGACCAAAATAAGCTAAAATTAAAAGCTAAATCATGTATATTGTTTAGCAACTTTTTTGGCCACACTTCTTCCCACTGTCTCCATTTGTACTAAAATGTAAAATTTAGATCAGAGTATGTAGTTTATCTTCACATTTTCCCGCTATTTGTACAGCTTCTTGAGAAAGTGTTTTCCTTAGAAGTTATACCTGGTGGGACCTTTGTATCTTCGGCAAGACTTAAGGCTCCAACAAGACCTCATATTAATCATCAACAGACGTGCTACAAAAAAAGTTATTAAACAGAAGTTCCATGTAAATTCTTGTGAAACGCTGTATAAAATAAAAATCTATATCCTCAAAAACCCAAAAATATATTATTGATAATAATAGCCATTTGGTTCATCTATTTTCCAAAAAAAATATCCATTTACAAAACAACATTAAGCAACACCTAAATATACATCTAAATACCAACTATGTGGATATAAAATAACACATAAATTTGCATATAAATTATGAATCACCTAAGTGTGATAATAATCTAAATCACCCCATAAATTCGCATCTAAATCCACTTTTTCCATTATGAAACATAAATTAAGTATCCTCTCAGATCTATATCTAAATTACCAGCATTTACTGATATGAAAAATACTGAAATATCATAAATTATGTCTATATATGTTTCTGAATTATCCGCAACTATTACTATCAAAATCTTCTCGGACCTCTGCTCCTCACGCCGCCGCTTATCTTCTGGGACCTCCGCTCCCGCGCGTGATATTGTCATGGACGTCGGGGTCGCCAGGCCGCAGCGGATGGGAGGCGCTGCCATGACATCGCGGCCCTGCGCACGCGAGCCAGGgtcccgagcgccgccgcgccttTCTTCTCTGCGCCAGACGCGGATCTTGCGCCGCCGCTCACAGATGGCCGCAAAGGGCGCGCAGTCCATCCTGTGCTTGCGCCGGCCGCCGCGTTCACGGGTTGCGCTGGCTCGCCATGGCCGAGCCGCGCGGGAGCTCATGCTTTTACGGTGGACTAGTTGCGGTGGATATGAGAGGAGGCCTCTCCCTCCCGTCTTCCGCGCGCGAGCCAGGCGATTTAAGTGGCAGCGGCCGCAGTGCCGCACCTTGGTGCCagccacgagctcctgctcacgCGCCTCATGGGCTCACATGCCGAGAGCGCGCGGCCACAGAGGCCGCCGCGGGCGAACTCCGCCGGGAGGCCATGCGCCAATGCGCTGTATTTCTCTGGACTCGGAGTGTAGCGGTGGCCACACGGCCCGCCGCTGCCGCCCTCCGAGCGCGCGGGCCCCGTGCGCATGTGCCATTGTCATTCTCCTTTTTTATTCTTTCTTCTAAATTAGTGTACGCTGATAGCGCGTTGCTACAGAGTCAACATGTACCGGTAAGATACAATAAGATGTAGAAGCGCTATAATAAAATACATTGATATATAAAAACAATTATTTTTATTCTATACTTTTGTTAGTTACATACTAAAAAATATAGCATAATGACTGTGCGTTGCAATGACACGAATTCGATAAAATGTTAATGTACAACAAGTGCACAAAAAACTAATAGCATACGTTATTATAGATCTCAATTTTTTACATCCTAATTTTATATCAGACTCACATCTTATTATTATTTTGTTATGCCTCTTTTGGAACACGGGATTTTCCACTTCCATATGGTTTTTTAGTGAAAATTAATTGATTCCTATGAAATCTCATGTACGATTCCTATAAAATCTTGCGTTCTTTCGAGATCATCTAGAgaagtgaataggtgatcctgcaaaataaTCACTAAAAACCATAAACttgatctagaataagagttagtACAAAATAAATCAAGTTTGAGGAAGTGAGAAAAGTTCCCTTCGCTTGATTGCACTTTTAAGATATAAATTAAactaagagcaatatcacaagtgaacTTTGAGAACTTAGGAAGGTAGACAATCGCAAAAAACTAAATGAACATAGGACACAAGCGATTTTATCCTGTGGTCCGATCAAGCTAAAATGTTTGCCTACATTTACATCGTGGTGTCTATAAGGGTTGC
It contains:
- the LOC103638174 gene encoding alpha-mannosidase isoform X3, giving the protein MAPTLLLVALVALAVAAATPMVMEASAFTEGCNNRSTPGGGGGTAVGNKLNVHLVPHSHDDVGWLMTIDQYYVGSNNSIQGACVMNTLDSVVDALAKDPARKFIVVEQAFFQRWWAQKSLTVQATVHKLVDSGQLEFINGGWCMHDEAVVHYIDMIDQTTLGHRVIKKQFKKIPRAGWQIDPFGHSAVQAYLLGAELGFDSVHFARIDYQDRATRKANKGLEVIWRGSRPVGSSSQIFTNVFPVHYSAPVGFSFEVLAENVIPVQDDMSLFDYNVQERVDDFVAAAIAQANVTRTNHIMWTMGDDFNYQYAESWFRNMDKLIQYVNKDGRVHALYSTPSIYTDAKHASNESWPVKYDDYFPYADSTNAYWTGYFTSRPTFKRYIRVYSGYYLAARQIEFLMGRSSLGLFTSSLEDAMGIAQHHDAISGTAKQHTTDDYSKRIAIGASKVEKGVNAALTCLTNSNKTCVSSVPKFSQCPLLNISYCPSTEEAISATKHLVVVVYNPLGWKRSDFIRVPVNDEDLVVKSSDGNTVVSQIVVVDNVTNNLRKLYVKAYLGVTANKAPKYWLTFQASVPPMGWNSYFILKSTGSEIVPTTYPGYNNTEHVPVVVPPSNNTIEAGQGHLKMSFSSASGQLERIFNSASGGDLPIQQSFLWYRSSKGDALDPQASGAYIFRPDGNTPTIASSSITRLYKNKEHAEVEYTIGPIPVDDDVGKEVITQLTANMSTNSTFYTDSNGRDFLKRVRNYREDWNLQVTQPVAGNYYPVNLGVYIVDEKYELSVLVDRAAGASSIQDGQLEIMLHRRLLKDDGRGVAEPLDEVVCVDQDCQGLTARGTYYINVEKLGHGAHWRRTYGQQVYSPFLLAFTHEDATSSKPYSVAKDSMMDGNYSLPDNVAIVTLQNLDDGTTLLRLAHLFQAGEDPRYSEVAEVDLKKVFGKRTIKELTETNLSANQKKSEMKQLNWRVIEDAESGPAPVKGGPVDCRALVVALGPMEIRTFLLKF
- the LOC103638174 gene encoding alpha-mannosidase isoform X1, with the translated sequence MAPTLLLVALVALAVAAATPMVMEASAFTEGCNNRSTPGGGGGTAVGNKLNVHLVPHSHDDVGWLMTIDQYYVGSNNSIQGACVMNTLDSVVDALAKDPARKFIVVEQAFFQRWWAQKSLTVQATVHKLVDSGQLEFINGGWCMHDEAVVHYIDMIDQTTLGHRVIKKQFKKIPRAGWQIDPFGHSAVQAYLLGAELGFDSVHFARIDYQDRATRKANKGLEVIWRGSRPVGSSSQIFTNVFPVHYSAPVGFSFEVLAENVIPVQDDMSLFDYNVQERVDDFVAAAIAQANVTRTNHIMWTMGDDFNYQYAESWFRNMDKLIQYVNKDGRVHALYSTPSIYTDAKHASNESWPVKYDDYFPYADSTNAYWTGYFTSRPTFKRYIRVYSGYYLAARQIEFLMGRSSLGLFTSSLEDAMGIAQHHDAISGTAKQHTTDDYSKRIAIGASKVEKGVNAALTCLTNSNKTCVSSVPKFSQCPLLNISYCPSTEEAISATKHLVVVVYNPLGWKRSDFIRVPVNDEDLVVKSSDGNTVVSQIVVVDNVTNNLRKLYVKAYLGVTANKAPKYWLTFQASVPPMGWNSYFILKSTGSEIVPTTYPGYNNTEHVPVVVPPSNNTIEAGQGHLKMSFSSASGQLERIFNSASGGDLPIQQSFLWYRSSKGDALDPQASGAYIFRPDGNTPTIASSSVTLKVIRGPLFDEVHQQFSSWIYQITRLYKNKEHAEVEYTIGPIPVDDDVGKEVITQLTANMSTNSTFYTDSNGRDFLKRVRNYREDWNLQVTQPVAGNYYPVNLGVYIVDEKYELSVLVDRAAGASSIQDGQLEIMLHRRLLKDDGRGVAEPLDEVVCVDQDCQGLTARGTYYINVEKLGHGAHWRRTYGQQVYSPFLLAFTHEDATSSKPYSVAKDSMMDGNYSLPDNVAIVTLQNLDDGTTLLRLAHLFQAGEDPRYSEVAEVDLKKVFGKRTIKELTETNLSANQKKSEMKQLNWRVIEDAESGPAPVKGGPVDCRALVVALGPMEIRTFLLKF
- the LOC103638174 gene encoding alpha-mannosidase isoform X5 encodes the protein MHDEAVVHYIDMIDQTTLGHRVIKKQFKKIPRAGWQIDPFGHSAVQAYLLGAELGFDSVHFARIDYQDRATRKANKGLEVIWRGSRPVGSSSQIFTNVFPVHYSAPVGFSFEVLAENVIPVQDDMSLFDYNVQERVDDFVAAAIAQANVTRTNHIMWTMGDDFNYQYAESWFRNMDKLIQYVNKDGRVHALYSTPSIYTDAKHASNESWPVKYDDYFPYADSTNAYWTGYFTSRPTFKRYIRVYSGYYLAARQIEFLMGRSSLGLFTSSLEDAMGIAQHHDAISGTAKQHTTDDYSKRIAIGASKVEKGVNAALTCLTNSNKTCVSSVPKFSQCPLLNISYCPSTEEAISATKHLVVVVYNPLGWKRSDFIRVPVNDEDLVVKSSDGNTVVSQIVVVDNVTNNLRKLYVKAYLGVTANKAPKYWLTFQASVPPMGWNSYFILKSTGSEIVPTTYPGYNNTEHVPVVVPPSNNTIEAGQGHLKMSFSSASGQLERIFNSASGGDLPIQQSFLWYRSSKGDALDPQASGAYIFRPDGNTPTIASSSVTLKVIRGPLFDEVHQQFSSWIYQITRLYKNKEHAEVEYTIGPIPVDDDVGKEVITQLTANMSTNSTFYTDSNGRDFLKRVRNYREDWNLQVTQPVAGNYYPVNLGVYIVDEKYELSVLVDRAAGASSIQDGQLEIMLHRRLLKDDGRGVAEPLDEVVCVDQDCQGLTARGTYYINVEKLGHGAHWRRTYGQQVYSPFLLAFTHEDATSSKPYSVAKDSMMDGNYSLPDNVAIVTLQNLDDGTTLLRLAHLFQAGEDPRYSEVAEVDLKKVFGKRTIKELTETNLSANQKKSEMKQLNWRVIEDAESGPAPVKGGPVDCRALVVALGPMEIRTFLLKF
- the LOC103638174 gene encoding alpha-mannosidase isoform X4, with product MAPTLLLVALVALAVAAATPMVMEASAFTEGCNNRSTPGGGGGTAVGNKLNVHLVPHSHDDVGWLMTIDQYYVGSNNSIQGACVMNTLDSVVDALAKDPARKFIVVEQAFFQRWWAQKSLTVQATVHKLVDSGQLEFINGGWCMHDEAVVHYIDMIDQTTLGHRVIKKQFKKIPRAGWQIDPFGHSAVQAYLLGAELGFDSVHFARIDYQDRATRKANKGLEVIWRGSRPVGSSSQIFTNVFPVHYSAPVGFSFEVLAENVIPVQDDMSLFDYNVQERVDDFVAAAIAQANVTRTNHIMWTMGDDFNYQYAESWFRNMDKLIQYVNKDGRVHALYSTPSIYTDAKHASNESWPVKYDDYFPYADSTNAYWTGYFTSRPTFKRYIRVYSGYYLAARQIEFLMGRSSLGLFTSSLEDAMGIAQHHDAISGTAKQHTTDDYSKRIAIGASKVEKGVNAALTCLTNSNKTCVSSVPKFSQCPLLNISYCPSTEEAISATKHLVVVVYNPLGWKRSDFIRVPVNDEDLVVKSSDGNTVVSQIVVVDNVTNNLRKLYVKAYLGVTANKAPKYWLTFQASVPPMGWNSYFILKSTGSGYNNTEHVPVVVPPSNNTIEAGQGHLKMSFSSASGQLERIFNSASGGDLPIQQSFLWYRSSKGDALDPQASGAYIFRPDGNTPTIASSSITRLYKNKEHAEVEYTIGPIPVDDDVGKEVITQLTANMSTNSTFYTDSNGRDFLKRVRNYREDWNLQVTQPVAGNYYPVNLGVYIVDEKYELSVLVDRAAGASSIQDGQLEIMLHRRLLKDDGRGVAEPLDEVVCVDQDCQGLTARGTYYINVEKLGHGAHWRRTYGQQVYSPFLLAFTHEDATSSKPYSVAKDSMMDGNYSLPDNVAIVTLQNLDDGTTLLRLAHLFQAGEDPRYSEVAEVDLKKVFGKRTIKELTETNLSANQKKSEMKQLNWRVIEDAESGPAPVKGGPVDCRALVVALGPMEIRTFLLKF
- the LOC103638174 gene encoding alpha-mannosidase isoform X2 — translated: MAPTLLLVALVALAVAAATPMVMEASAFTEGCNNRSTPGGGGGTAVGNKLNVHLVPHSHDDVGWLMTIDQYYVGSNNSIQGACVMNTLDSVVDALAKDPARKFIVVEQAFFQRWWAQKSLTVQATVHKLVDSGQLEFINGGWCMHDEAVVHYIDMIDQTTLGHRVIKKQFKKIPRAGWQIDPFGHSAVQAYLLGAELGFDSVHFARIDYQDRATRKANKGLEVIWRGSRPVGSSSQIFTNVFPVHYSAPVGFSFEVLAENVIPVQDDMSLFDYNVQERVDDFVAAAIAQANVTRTNHIMWTMGDDFNYQYAESWFRNMDKLIQYVNKDGRVHALYSTPSIYTDAKHASNESWPVKYDDYFPYADSTNAYWTGYFTSRPTFKRYIRVYSGYYLAARQIEFLMGRSSLGLFTSSLEDAMGIAQHHDAISGTAKQHTTDDYSKRIAIGASKVEKGVNAALTCLTNSNKTCVSSVPKFSQCPLLNISYCPSTEEAISATKHLVVVVYNPLGWKRSDFIRVPVNDEDLVVKSSDGNTVVSQIVVVDNVTNNLRKLYVKAYLGVTANKAPKYWLTFQASVPPMGWNSYFILKSTGSGYNNTEHVPVVVPPSNNTIEAGQGHLKMSFSSASGQLERIFNSASGGDLPIQQSFLWYRSSKGDALDPQASGAYIFRPDGNTPTIASSSVTLKVIRGPLFDEVHQQFSSWIYQITRLYKNKEHAEVEYTIGPIPVDDDVGKEVITQLTANMSTNSTFYTDSNGRDFLKRVRNYREDWNLQVTQPVAGNYYPVNLGVYIVDEKYELSVLVDRAAGASSIQDGQLEIMLHRRLLKDDGRGVAEPLDEVVCVDQDCQGLTARGTYYINVEKLGHGAHWRRTYGQQVYSPFLLAFTHEDATSSKPYSVAKDSMMDGNYSLPDNVAIVTLQNLDDGTTLLRLAHLFQAGEDPRYSEVAEVDLKKVFGKRTIKELTETNLSANQKKSEMKQLNWRVIEDAESGPAPVKGGPVDCRALVVALGPMEIRTFLLKF
- the LOC103638174 gene encoding alpha-mannosidase isoform X6, with the protein product MHDEAVVHYIDMIDQTTLGHRVIKKQFKKIPRAGWQIDPFGHSAVQAYLLGAELGFDSVHFARIDYQDRATRKANKGLEVIWRGSRPVGSSSQIFTNVFPVHYSAPVGFSFEVLAENVIPVQDDMSLFDYNVQERVDDFVAAAIAQANVTRTNHIMWTMGDDFNYQYAESWFRNMDKLIQYVNKDGRVHALYSTPSIYTDAKHASNESWPVKYDDYFPYADSTNAYWTGYFTSRPTFKRYIRVYSGYYLAARQIEFLMGRSSLGLFTSSLEDAMGIAQHHDAISGTAKQHTTDDYSKRIAIGASKVEKGVNAALTCLTNSNKTCVSSVPKFSQCPLLNISYCPSTEEAISATKHLVVVVYNPLGWKRSDFIRVPVNDEDLVVKSSDGNTVVSQIVVVDNVTNNLRKLYVKAYLGVTANKAPKYWLTFQASVPPMGWNSYFILKSTGSGYNNTEHVPVVVPPSNNTIEAGQGHLKMSFSSASGQLERIFNSASGGDLPIQQSFLWYRSSKGDALDPQASGAYIFRPDGNTPTIASSSVTLKVIRGPLFDEVHQQFSSWIYQITRLYKNKEHAEVEYTIGPIPVDDDVGKEVITQLTANMSTNSTFYTDSNGRDFLKRVRNYREDWNLQVTQPVAGNYYPVNLGVYIVDEKYELSVLVDRAAGASSIQDGQLEIMLHRRLLKDDGRGVAEPLDEVVCVDQDCQGLTARGTYYINVEKLGHGAHWRRTYGQQVYSPFLLAFTHEDATSSKPYSVAKDSMMDGNYSLPDNVAIVTLQNLDDGTTLLRLAHLFQAGEDPRYSEVAEVDLKKVFGKRTIKELTETNLSANQKKSEMKQLNWRVIEDAESGPAPVKGGPVDCRALVVALGPMEIRTFLLKF